The genomic DNA TGGAACATAAGGATTCGCTCGGCAACGGCGAAGTCTTGCGGCCGGGCGAGTTCCAACGAATCACCGCGGGGACAGGAATCACGCACAGTGAATTTAACCCTTCGGCCGACGAACCGACTCATCTTTACCAGATCTGGCTGCACCCGAACCGATCGGGGATCGAGCCGAGCTATGAACAGAAGCGCTTCGACGATGACAAACTTTCCAACGCCCTACGCTTGGTCGCCTCGCCCGACAGTTCAGACGGTTCGCTTTTGATCCATCAGGATGCTCGGATCTACCTGTCGAAGCTGGACGCAAACCACTCCGTTCAGACGCCGCTCGCCGCAGGACGACACGGCTGGTTACAAGTCCTCCGCGGATCGATCACGCTCAACGGCGAAGCCTTAGACACCAGCGACGGCGCGGCGATCAGCGATGAACCGACACTAGAGCTCACCGCCACGACCGACGCCGAAATCATGCTCTTCGATCTCGCCTAAGCGTTCATCGACGGCAGGCCGTCACGGCTGAAGTTCGAACGCGTTCAGCAGCCGCTCCCATTTCAGCCGTCGAGCAAGAACTGCCCGATGACTCCCAACAGGAAACCAAACACCGCCCCGATCGCCGGTGCCCGCTGGCTCTCGCTACGCGACTGCGGCGCCAGATCTTGAAACGTCAGATACAGGATCCCGCTGGCGGCGAAGAGCATGATAAAGCCGACGACGCTGGGGTATTCCGCCAGATGATGGTACCCGATCCAACCGGCCAGCGGCCCCAGCGGAACGCAGGCGGCGAGCATCAAAACCAACTTGCCGCCGCGAACATTGCCGCTCACTCTCAACTCGCGAAATGCATTAAAACCCTCGGGCAGGTTCTGCAACGCGATCAACACCGCCAACAGCGCACCGGTGCTTTCACCATGCGCGAACGCCGCTCCCAACGCGATCGCTTCGGGAATAAAGTCGGACAGCATCGCCACCAATTGAGCGATCGAACTCTGCGACCGAGCCAGCAAGGTCTCCAGCCCCCAAAACGCGATCGCCCCGGCAACAAACGCCGCCACGATCCATCCCAACGACAACGCCTTCACGCCATCGGGGACCAGCACCAACGCCACCGCAGAGATCAATACGCCGCCGCCAAACGCGATCACGCTGTGCCGCAACTCCTCCTCGAGCCACTGAGGCGATATCCGCTCGACCATCGCGATCGCGCCGCCGATCGGAATCGCCGCTCCCGCCATCGTCGTCAACAACAACACCTGCACTAGCTCGCTCACGCCAACTCCTTTATTTGCTGACGGTCCATCTCGTCGACCACGCCAACGTAACAACAAATCTCCCGCTCGCGACACATGTTTCGCATCGCCAAACAAGCAAACGAAAAACCGTTCACCGGGACCAGCAAATGGTAACAGAGCGAACCAAAGAGAGCGACTAAAGAGCGATTACCACCGGACTACTGTTCGCTCTTCGACCGACCTGTTGGATGATTGGACAGCGCGAGCGCCGGCTTCCTGGCGACGCTGACTGCAGGCGAGGGCGGCATGCGATTTGCGGGCGATCCCTTCCTCGCCCCGACGGCTGCAACGTCGGCCGCGGGCCAAACCGCTGACGCACGCACCGCACTCCAACCTTGGCAATCGGATGGATTTTCTAAAACAGACCTTTTCGGAGTTCTCCAAAGACCGCTGCACCACCTTGGCTGCGGCACTTGCCTACTACACCACTTTTGCGCTGCCGCCGCTGCTGTATCTTCTACTGACCGTGCTGACCTACGGGTTGTCAGTCGCCTACGAGAGCGACAGGGCACACGACAAAGCGGAAGCGGTACTGGAAGACCAGGCGGCGGACATGCTGGGGAATCCAGCGGCCGCCGAGGGGATCACCACGATCCTGCAGCAGAACCGCGAATCGAGCGGCACGTGGTGGAAGACGGCGATCAGTTTTGTGGGAATCATCGTCGGAGCGACCGGCGTAGTCGGCGCGCTGCAAGACGCGTTGAACCGCGTCTGGGAAGTCAAACCCAATCCGAATGCCTCCACATTGTGGACGATCATCAGCAAACGATTGCTCTCCTTTGCGATGATCCTAGGACTGGGATTCCTGCTGCTCGTCTCCCTCGTTGTCTCATCGGTTCTTTCCACCGCAGGCCAACAACTGGGAGAGCTGATCGGGATCAGCGGCATCGTGGCTCGCACGATCAACTACAGCGTTCAAGCTGCCGTGGTCTTTACCATCTTCGCGGCAATCTTCCGATTCATGCCCGACGCCGACGTCCGCTGGCGCGACGTAATGGTGGGCGCCGCGATAACGACGGCTCTATTTTTAGTCGGCCGGTGGGGCATGCAGATCTATTTCGGATTCAGCGAACCGGGGGCACAGCTAGGATCCGCGGCGGCTTCGCTGGCGGTGATCCTCGTCTGGGTCTACTACAGCGCGATGATCGTACTGCTGGGCGCCGAGGCGACTCAGGTCTACGCGGCGCGATTCGGCCACGGAATCCAACCCGAGAAACACGCCGTCCAAGTGGTCGAGCAGGTCCGCCACTCTCGATCGTAGCCACGCCCGGCCAACGCATATCGCGACGTCGCGACAACAACAAGAAAACCTGCCGTCACCCCGAAACCGCGTCCCCAAAAACAGAACCCCGATTAAACATCGACGTGCAGGCACGATCAGCTGACGCGATGCAACGGACACTTCCGCAACGCAACTACAAAAAAACACCCAGCCGATTTGGCTGGGTGTTTCGATTGAACGTTTTCTATTGTCGCGATGGTCGGCTCAGCCGCACCGCTTACAACGGAACCTATTCGGTTGGGATCAAAGGACCGCCGTCGCCGAGGCCACCCTTGAGCTCTTGATGCTCGGAGACCTTTTGGCGTTCTTCTTCAGCGGCTGCTTCCTCTTGGTCTTCTGCCCATTCGACGCGTTTGCGGCTCAAGCCGATCTTGCGTTCCTCGGTGTCGACACGCAGGATCTTGACCTCGATCTCATCGCCAACCTTGACGACTTCTTCGGGATCTTCGACCTTGTGGTCAGCCAATTCGGAGATGTGCAGCAAACCTTCCAGGCCATCTTCAAGTCCCACAAAGACACCAAAGTTGGTGATCTTGGTGACCTTGCCGTTGATGACTTGGCCGGGTTGGTAGCGATCTGGAATGTCGTTGTCCCAAGGATCGCCTTCCATCTGCTTCAGACCCAACGCGATCCGGCGGCGACTTTGATCGACGCTCAACACCTTGCAGTTGATCTCTTGTCCCTTCTCCAAGACTTCGCTCGGGTGGCTGATCTTGCGAGTCCAGGACATGTCCGAAACGTGCAGCAAGCCGTCGATGCCTTCTTCCAGCTCGACAAACGCACCGTAGTTGGTGAGGTTGCGGATCTTGCCGGTGACGTCGGCACCCTCGGGGTACTTGTCCATGACAATGTCCCAAGGATTGTCTTGAGTCTGCTTCATGCCCAGGCTCAATTGTTGGCCTTCGACATCGACACCCAAGATCTTGACTTCCACCTGGTCGCCGATCGAAACCAATTCCGATGGATGGTTGACACGCTTGGTCCAGCTCATTTCGCTGATGTGAACCAGGCCTTCGATACCAGCTTCCAGTTTGACGAACGCACCGTAGCTCATCACGTTGACGACTTCGCCAGTGTGCGTCGAACCGACTTCGTAACGCTCGCCGATGCTTTCCCACGGGTTGCGTTCTTTTTGCTTCAGACCCAAAGCGATCTTTTGCTTTTCGCGGTCGATGTGCAACACCTTGACGTCGATCTCTTGATCGATGGCGACCATTTCGCTTGGGTGTTGGATACGTTCCCAGCTCATGTCGGTGATGTGCAACAGACCATCGATTCCGCCCAGGTCGACGAACGCACCGAAGTCGGCGATGTTCTTGACGATACCCTTGCGGATCTGGCCAACTTCCAGTTCTTGCATCAAGTAAGCGCGATCTTCTTCACGCTGCTTCTCGATCAACGAACGGCGGCTGATCACGATATTGCGGCGAGTGTCGTCGATCTTCAAGACTTCGGCTTGGATCACGCGACCGATGAAATCTCCGATATCGCCAGGGCGACGGATATCGACTTGGCTTCCTGGCAGGAAGACGTTGACGCCGATGTCGACCAACAGGCCGCCCTTGATCTTGCGAATCACGGTACCGGTGACCACTTGGTCCTCGGCAACCGATTCCATCATCTTTTCCCACTGGACGATCTTCTCGGCCTTTCGCTTGCTCAGCGAAATCATGCCGTAAGGGTCGTCCGCGCCACCCAGCTCGTCCTCCATCTCTTCGATCAGGACTTGGACGCTGCCGCCAACCACGGGCGGATCTTCGTCGGGGCCCCATTCGTTTAACGGGACCGTTCCTTCGCTCTTGAAGCCGACATCGACCAGGGCCCATTCGTCGTTCAGTTCGACGATACGGCCGATTACAATTTTGTTGACATCGAAGTCTTGCTGCTCGACCTCAAAGGCCTCCAACAACATATCTTCTAGTTCTTCGTCGGGGGCCAGTCCCAACAGTTCATTGGCCAGAGTGTCATCTTCGAGGGAACGGATCAGATTTCGATTAACCATGAAAGACTCAGTTGCTGAGGATCGGATTCGCGTGGCTGCTTGTCGTAAACGGCTTTTGATTAGACGCCATGTTTACGAAGCTTCGATGAGAAGCTAAAACGCGATCCCAGCGGGGTTAGAGTATTGCCGAGCTGCTCTCAATCGACCCTTGCGATTGACAATAAAAAACAGCGATAGCAACACGAAAGGCTATCAGAATCGCCTAGTCGCCACAACGGACGTCGTCGTTTCCCCCGGCAATATTCCAATCAAATTCAAACAAAACCGGAACCAGGATCGTTTAACACAGCCCATGAGCAACGCATCTTCTCTGATTTACGCCATCGGCGGCGATCACGCCGGATTCCCGCTGAAATCGGTGGTCACTCAAACCCTCACCGATCAGCATCTGCAGATCATCGATTGCGGCGCTCACGATGAAACCAGCAGCGATTTCCCCGACTTCGCCCTTGCCGTTGGCGAAGCGATCCGATCGGGAAAAGCCGACCGTGGGATCCTGGTCTGCGGCAGTGGCGTCGGCGTCAGCGTGGCAGCTAACAAAATCCCCGGCATCCGCGCCGCGCTGTGCCACGATAGCTATTCCGCCCGCCAAGGGGTCGAACACGACGACATGAACGTGTTGTGCATCGGAGCCCGGATCATCGGCCCCGAGCTAGCAATGGAATGCATCCGCGCATTCATGAACGCTCGCTACACCCCTTCGGAACGCCACGCGCGACGCTTGGCCAAGCTGCTGGAAATCGAAAAGCGATTCATGAAGGCGTAAACGCCATCGCAGCCACGGCCGTTTCGCAGCGGCCTCTGCTAGCATCTGGAACCGGGCTGACTTTGATGTCAGCCGATCCGCCCAGGAGCCGGCCCTGCCGACTCCTGAAACCTTCCCACCGCTGCTATTCCATCGGTTCGGGCTGCGAATCCAACAGGCTGCAGATCAGCGGCAACAATTGCTTCTTGCGGCTGACCACGTTTTCCAGCTTGTAGAGATTGCGGCCGACGCGTGGGTAATTGATCTCTTCCCAACAGGCCGGTTCGCTCGACATCATCAACAGGCTGCCCGACGAACTGATGTCGGTGACCAGCAGAGCGGCAAAGTCGAGCCCCTTCTCCTTGGCATGCCCCTCGAGCGCTTTGCGGATCTCTTGCTGCCGATCCCAGAACAGGCCAAATCCGAGCTCTTCGATCTGCGAGATCGAGAACCGATGCCCCGCTTCGCTGAACTCCTTGCAGTCCTCGGCGACAACTTCTTCGGGACTGCAGGTCTGCAGCGCCGATCCGATCTCGAAGAAATCGTGAGCGAATTCGTCCAGGTCACAAGTACATAGACTGGCCAACCAGCCATAGATCTCGCGATCGATGTCGGTTGTCGTCGGCGACCGCAGCTTGATCGTGTCGGAGATGATCCCCGAGGCCATGCAGAGCGCATAAGCGGGGGCCGGTTCGATCCCCGCGGCGCGATATCGCATCGCCACCAACGTGCACGTCGAACCAACCGGTTCGTTGATGAACCGGATCGGCTGGCTCGAACGCAGCCCGCCGCCCAAACGATGGTGATCCAAGACTTCGATAATTTCCGCCTCGGCAGCTCCGTCGACCGCCTGCCCTAATTCGTTGTGATCGACAAGCACCAACTGAGGTTTGGGAGGATCGATCAGATCCGATTTCGACAACACGCCGCACAGTCGCTGCGAATCATCGACGACAGGAAAGATCGACTGCCGCGAACGCTCGACGCTCGACCGCGCGTAAGCGATCGTGTCCTTGTTCGACAGCGAGAGGAATCGATCGGTGATCGCCGGTCCGATCGCACGAGCGCTTTTGATTCGGACCGTTGTCGTCGCGGTGTCGAATGGGCTGACCAGCACCGACACGTCTTTGGCTTTGGCCAGTTCCAGTAGGCCGGGCGAAAGGGTGTATCCGCCGGTGACAACTAAACACCGAACGCCACGCTCCAACGCCGGCAACTGGATCGTCGGGCGATCGCCGCTGACGACCAACAACTTTTCGGGCGGGTAGTCTTTGATGTGTTCGACGAAACCGTGAGCACTCATCGCCCCCACGCTGACGATAAAGTCATCGCGTTGGTCGGCGTTGCTGACATGTTGGAAGTGCCCCTTCAGACATTCGCAGATCTTGGCCAGGCTGGAGTTGACGGTCCGCGACTTGGTCGGATCGCCGTCGCCGTGGAAGACCAGTTCCAACAGATCCAACAAGTTGAGAATCCCGACCAATTCGCCTTCGCTGGAAAGAACCGGGATCGCTCGCAAGGAATGTTGCTTCAGTCGTTCGTAGACCTCCGAAAAGATGTCGGTATCACAAGCGGTGACGACATCGGTGCGGCAAACGTCTTCGACTTCCGGGCGGACATCCATCACGATTCGCGGCGTATCGAGCCCCGCCCTTCGCAAGACAAACTCAGTCCGCTTGTTGGGCGGGCCGCAGCAGCACGCAATCGCATCGGGCCGCGAGGTCTTCTTTAATAAGTTCGCATAGGCCAGCGCCGAACAAATCGCATCGGTATCGGGATTCTTGTGACCAAAGACAAATAGACTCATTGAAGGCCGCTGAGGGGTCGCTTGGAGGGAGGGCGTGAGACGATGTGCAACACTTCCTGATCGTCCTCGATTCACCGCAGTGAAACAAGGTGCAGGCCGAAGTTTTGGCCTGGAATGCACCGCGCCATTGAAACGCCGATGAATGGATCAACTAACCCCATCGACACTAGCTACCCCAAACCTGTAACGGTTCCAAGCCACTCGGCAAGATTCCGCTGGCCGCCGCACGCCGGGAAAGCTGGCTGAGCGCGTTCGCACCGACCGGTCCCAAATCGACAGTCCAATCGTTGACGTACAGGTCGACGTGCTGCATCAGCACCTCGTCGTTGAACTCCTGGGCATATCGTCGCATCGTCGGAATTGCCGCATTGCGATCGGCCATCGCGAAGCACAGCGAATCGTGAATCACGGCCTGCACGCGCGCCAGCGTCTCGTCGGGCAAGCTTCGCCGCGCGACCAAACCGCCCAGCGGCAAAGGGCACCCGGTTTCGGATTCCCATCGCGTGCCGAGATCCTCTACCAGACCAAGCCCTTCGGACTGCCAAGTGAATCGGCCCTCGTGGATGCAGACTCCAAAGTCGGCTTCGCCGCGTCGCAGCATCGGCATGATCTGCGAAAAGACGACCTGCTGCAGCCCCGTCTTTTGGGGATAGAACAACTGAAACAGTAACGTTGCCGTGGTGTGTCGTCCGGGACAGAGTGTCGTCTGTGAAAGCGAATCCGGAACCTGCCCCCCGCGAGCCGAAAGCAGCAACGGGCCGACGCCAAACCCAAGCGCCGATCCGCTTGGCAGAACCACCGTCTGATCGGCCAACAGTAGTGCGGCGTGGAAGCTGGTTTTGGCGACGTCAAAATCGCCAGCGAACAAGCGGTCGTTCAGCTGTTGAATGTCGAGCAGTTCGATTTCGAAATCGAGCCCTCGCCAATCGACCAACCGCTCCATCAAGGCGTGAAATGTGAAAGTGTCGTTTGGGCAGGTTGATATTCCGAGTCGAATTTTCATTCGCAATTTGCTCCGTTGGCCGGACGATCTAAAACGTGTTGCAACAATTCGCTGGCGGCATCCAACGCCGCTGCGATTCGCCATCGCGACTTGTCCCGATCCCCGGCGATGTTTGAAATTCCACGGACGATCGTCAGCGGAACGCCGTGCATCCGGCAGGCCATCGCCACGGCAAAACCTTCCATATCCTCGGCAACCGCTGCGGGGAAACGCTGCAGATAGCCTTGCACGTCGGCCTCGCTTGCCGATGCCGAACAGACGGTGACCAAATCCCGAGCAGCCTCCGCGGCGGCGGCGGGAGCCAACGTGAGACGGTCCCCAATGGCGTCCCCCGTCTCCGGCGACCACTGATTCCAGCCCAATTCGCTGGCACTTTGAAAGTCGGCTCCGCCTCCAGCGCCGATCCCGTGGCAGCTGACCGAATCGAATTCGCTAGCTTGGCCAACCGCCAACCGATCTCCGACCGCGCCGGCGATTCCGACTAAAAAAACTCGAGCCGGTCGATGCAGTGCAATCAGGCTGGCAGTTCGCGCTGCCGCGGCGATCGGTCCAAAACCGCAAAGCTCTAACCTGACAGAGGTTGCGGCAACTAGCGAACCGCGAACCCGGGCCAATTCCCCAGGGGTTGGAACCAGCACCAAACGCTCCCGCGACGGGCTAAAGTTCGCCGTGTGGTCGCCCTCGGATGTGTCAGGGACTGGATCGATCATTACAATGGACGGTAGCAGGGGATTGGTTGACCGCAGGTTCCAAGAGACGAACAATTCCCTGGTACCACCGCGATATCGACGGACCGTTCCGGCCGGCATCACTTGCCGAACCAAACGAACATCCGTAACTTTTCATATTGTTTCTGACCGGCTAATCGGAAAACTCTTTGATTCCTTGGGAACCAATGGGGCTTGCGAATTAGTCTTACATAATAGGTAATGGAGTCGTTGGGAAACCACAGGGCTCTCCACGATTTTTACGTTCGGCCCCCCTCCAAGAAATCGTAACTGCCATGACCACCACCGCTGCTGCAACTCGCTGGTTTACGCCCGCCAAGGCCGACAAGACCCTGCCGCTGGTCAGTGCGATCGTGTCGGACATCAAAGAACTGCGCGAAGCTGTCAAATTGCGGCAGTCGCGAGTCGATGAAGTCCTGATGTCGCGTCCCGACGCCTCTTCGGGGCCTTACCACGAAGAGCTCGAAGCGATGCGGCGATCGCTCGACGAAGATCGTCGCCAGATTCGCGCGTTCATCAGCGAACTGACAGCGATCGGTGCGGAGATCGTCGAAGGCGACGATTCGGCTGTCGAGTTTCCCGCCTGGGTCGAAGACCGCGCGGTGCGACTGCGATGGTCGCTCAACGATCCGGGAGTCAGCTCCTGGCGTGAACTTGCCGATCCGATCACAACCGACCGCGACATCGATAGCGTTCTGTTCGGCGAAGGTCCCGACATCGCCAGCTACAGCGGCCGCTAAGCCGCTGACGCAGCTTCATGCTTGCGACTCGCCGAGTCGCCTCTACGCTCTCGCTGCCCGAGCCCGCTGCACGCGAATTGCATTCGCACGACGGAATCGCCGAACCGGTAAAAGCGTTCGCACGTGCCGCTGCCCAACCTCTCGCGACTCGTCACCCGCGACAATTCCCGCTCGGTCAATCGATAAAAAAACAGGACCTCGAATTCGATTCGAGGTCCTGTCATAAAGCTTTGATTGCGACCGGCGTCGCCCGCGGGCAAACCGATCTGCTGATCTGCCGTTCGCTGGCCCTTAGCCGCCGAAGTCGTCGTATGCGACGTTTTCTTTTTCGACGCCCAGGTCATCCAACAGATTGAAGACAGCTGCGTTCATCATGGGCGGACCACAGATGTAGTACTCGATGTCTTCGGGAGCCGGATGATCCT from Rosistilla oblonga includes the following:
- a CDS encoding putative manganese-dependent inorganic diphosphatase, with the protein product MSLFVFGHKNPDTDAICSALAYANLLKKTSRPDAIACCCGPPNKRTEFVLRRAGLDTPRIVMDVRPEVEDVCRTDVVTACDTDIFSEVYERLKQHSLRAIPVLSSEGELVGILNLLDLLELVFHGDGDPTKSRTVNSSLAKICECLKGHFQHVSNADQRDDFIVSVGAMSAHGFVEHIKDYPPEKLLVVSGDRPTIQLPALERGVRCLVVTGGYTLSPGLLELAKAKDVSVLVSPFDTATTTVRIKSARAIGPAITDRFLSLSNKDTIAYARSSVERSRQSIFPVVDDSQRLCGVLSKSDLIDPPKPQLVLVDHNELGQAVDGAAEAEIIEVLDHHRLGGGLRSSQPIRFINEPVGSTCTLVAMRYRAAGIEPAPAYALCMASGIISDTIKLRSPTTTDIDREIYGWLASLCTCDLDEFAHDFFEIGSALQTCSPEEVVAEDCKEFSEAGHRFSISQIEELGFGLFWDRQQEIRKALEGHAKEKGLDFAALLVTDISSSGSLLMMSSEPACWEEINYPRVGRNLYKLENVVSRKKQLLPLICSLLDSQPEPME
- a CDS encoding YihY/virulence factor BrkB family protein; translation: MDFLKQTFSEFSKDRCTTLAAALAYYTTFALPPLLYLLLTVLTYGLSVAYESDRAHDKAEAVLEDQAADMLGNPAAAEGITTILQQNRESSGTWWKTAISFVGIIVGATGVVGALQDALNRVWEVKPNPNASTLWTIISKRLLSFAMILGLGFLLLVSLVVSSVLSTAGQQLGELIGISGIVARTINYSVQAAVVFTIFAAIFRFMPDADVRWRDVMVGAAITTALFLVGRWGMQIYFGFSEPGAQLGSAAASLAVILVWVYYSAMIVLLGAEATQVYAARFGHGIQPEKHAVQVVEQVRHSRS
- the rpiB gene encoding ribose 5-phosphate isomerase B; the protein is MSNASSLIYAIGGDHAGFPLKSVVTQTLTDQHLQIIDCGAHDETSSDFPDFALAVGEAIRSGKADRGILVCGSGVGVSVAANKIPGIRAALCHDSYSARQGVEHDDMNVLCIGARIIGPELAMECIRAFMNARYTPSERHARRLAKLLEIEKRFMKA
- a CDS encoding menaquinone biosynthesis family protein: MKIRLGISTCPNDTFTFHALMERLVDWRGLDFEIELLDIQQLNDRLFAGDFDVAKTSFHAALLLADQTVVLPSGSALGFGVGPLLLSARGGQVPDSLSQTTLCPGRHTTATLLFQLFYPQKTGLQQVVFSQIMPMLRRGEADFGVCIHEGRFTWQSEGLGLVEDLGTRWESETGCPLPLGGLVARRSLPDETLARVQAVIHDSLCFAMADRNAAIPTMRRYAQEFNDEVLMQHVDLYVNDWTVDLGPVGANALSQLSRRAAASGILPSGLEPLQVWGS
- a CDS encoding DUF2203 family protein, translated to MTTTAAATRWFTPAKADKTLPLVSAIVSDIKELREAVKLRQSRVDEVLMSRPDASSGPYHEELEAMRRSLDEDRRQIRAFISELTAIGAEIVEGDDSAVEFPAWVEDRAVRLRWSLNDPGVSSWRELADPITTDRDIDSVLFGEGPDIASYSGR
- a CDS encoding pirin family protein; translation: MIKVRKADDRGHADHGWLDAHHTFSFASYRDATQMGFRALRVMNEDRIAAGQGFGTHPHRDMEIVTYVLEGALEHKDSLGNGEVLRPGEFQRITAGTGITHSEFNPSADEPTHLYQIWLHPNRSGIEPSYEQKRFDDDKLSNALRLVASPDSSDGSLLIHQDARIYLSKLDANHSVQTPLAAGRHGWLQVLRGSITLNGEALDTSDGAAISDEPTLELTATTDAEIMLFDLA
- the mqnB gene encoding futalosine hydrolase, producing the protein MIDPVPDTSEGDHTANFSPSRERLVLVPTPGELARVRGSLVAATSVRLELCGFGPIAAAARTASLIALHRPARVFLVGIAGAVGDRLAVGQASEFDSVSCHGIGAGGGADFQSASELGWNQWSPETGDAIGDRLTLAPAAAAEAARDLVTVCSASASEADVQGYLQRFPAAVAEDMEGFAVAMACRMHGVPLTIVRGISNIAGDRDKSRWRIAAALDAASELLQHVLDRPANGANCE
- a CDS encoding 30S ribosomal protein S1; this encodes MVNRNLIRSLEDDTLANELLGLAPDEELEDMLLEAFEVEQQDFDVNKIVIGRIVELNDEWALVDVGFKSEGTVPLNEWGPDEDPPVVGGSVQVLIEEMEDELGGADDPYGMISLSKRKAEKIVQWEKMMESVAEDQVVTGTVIRKIKGGLLVDIGVNVFLPGSQVDIRRPGDIGDFIGRVIQAEVLKIDDTRRNIVISRRSLIEKQREEDRAYLMQELEVGQIRKGIVKNIADFGAFVDLGGIDGLLHITDMSWERIQHPSEMVAIDQEIDVKVLHIDREKQKIALGLKQKERNPWESIGERYEVGSTHTGEVVNVMSYGAFVKLEAGIEGLVHISEMSWTKRVNHPSELVSIGDQVEVKILGVDVEGQQLSLGMKQTQDNPWDIVMDKYPEGADVTGKIRNLTNYGAFVELEEGIDGLLHVSDMSWTRKISHPSEVLEKGQEINCKVLSVDQSRRRIALGLKQMEGDPWDNDIPDRYQPGQVINGKVTKITNFGVFVGLEDGLEGLLHISELADHKVEDPEEVVKVGDEIEVKILRVDTEERKIGLSRKRVEWAEDQEEAAAEEERQKVSEHQELKGGLGDGGPLIPTE
- a CDS encoding ZIP family metal transporter codes for the protein MSELVQVLLLTTMAGAAIPIGGAIAMVERISPQWLEEELRHSVIAFGGGVLISAVALVLVPDGVKALSLGWIVAAFVAGAIAFWGLETLLARSQSSIAQLVAMLSDFIPEAIALGAAFAHGESTGALLAVLIALQNLPEGFNAFRELRVSGNVRGGKLVLMLAACVPLGPLAGWIGYHHLAEYPSVVGFIMLFAASGILYLTFQDLAPQSRSESQRAPAIGAVFGFLLGVIGQFLLDG